The uncultured Methanolobus sp. sequence TATGAGGAAATACAATGAAGGCATTGATACCTTATAAAAAGAAAAACGCCAAATCAAGACTTTCACCTGCCCTTACTCTGGAAGAACGCGAAGAGTTTGTGGAACTAATGTTAAGGGAGGTTGTTTCAAGTCTGAAAGAAGCAGGCATCAGGGAAATAGATGTACTGACAACACCTGATAATGGCGTTCCCGGAGATTTGAATGTCAATGTTGTTCCCAGTGAATATGACCTGAATGAAGCAATAAATGCTTATCTTGAACAGGAAAGCAGACCAATATTCATTATAATGGCAGATCTCCCCCTTGTGAGAGCTAAACATATAGAAGACATTGTTTCAAGGACAGAAGATGTGGTGATCGTCCCAGGCAAAGGAGGAGGAACAAATGTTATTTGCATAAAAGATCCTTCCAACTATCATGTCAAATATTATGGTCCCAGCTTCCTTAACCATTGCAATATCGCAAAAGACAGGAACTGTACTGTCCACATATATGATTCATTCATGTTGAGCACTGATATTGACGAGCCGCATGATCTGGTAGAGATCATGCTTCACGGACATGGGAACTCACAAAAATACGTGACTGAAAGGTTTGATATGAAAACAGGCAAAGCAAGAGCCAGAATTAATGTTTCAGGCGATGCATAAACACATATATTCCTTTTACTATATTGAATTCCCTGATGACCGAATTCCGGTGCGGAATCAGAAAGATATATTTCCTTTTAAACTATTAGTGATAAATTATGCAAATTTATAGGTGATAATTGTGACCATCAATGTAAATAAATTCAAATGCGGATACTGTGGAGCATGCGTTAGCGTATGTCCGGCCGGTGCACTTGAATTGGTCGAAACCTGGATAGAAGTAAATGAATTGTGTACTTCTTGCGGCATCTGTGCCAAAATATGCCCGGTAGGCGCCATTGAGGTGAAAAAGTGAAAAGTGAATATGATGTTGTGGTCATAGGTGCCGGCCCGGCAGGATCAATCACTGCAAAAACAGTAGCTAAAAAAGGTCTCAGTGTCCTGTTGATCGAAAAGAGGCAGGAAATCGGTGACCCGGTCAGGTGTGCTGAAGGAGTGAGCAAAGTATGGCTCAGGAAACATATTGAACCAGATCATCGTTGGATATGCGCGGATGTAAAAGGTTCACGTATCTACACTCCTGACGGAACAATGATAGAAATGGCAGAAGAGATTGCAGGCGGGGAAGTCGGATACGTCCTTGAACGCAAGATTTTTGACAGGGCACTTGCCTACGAAGCTTCAAAAGCCGGCGCCGAAGTAATGGTCAAGACCAGGGCCACCGGCCTTATCATTGAAAATGGATTCGTAAAAGGTGTTAATGTCTCCCATCTTGGCCAGTCATACGACATCAAAGCAAAAATCGTAGTTGGTGCTGACGGAGTAGAATCAAAGGTCGGCAGATGGGCAGGTATAGATACTGCGATCAAACCAATCGATATTGAAACCTGCGCCCAGTACCTCATGAGCGGTACAGGCATTGATCAGGATTATTGCTATTTCTACCTTGGAAATGAAATCGCTCCTGCAGGTTATGTGTGGATATTCCCAAAAGGAAACGGCATGGCCAACGTTGGCATAGGAATTCTGGGAAATAAATCAGGCAACGGGAAACATGCAATTGACTACCTGAACGATTTTGTGAGTAAGAATTATCCTGATGCGAAAATACTGGAGCTGGATGTTGGCGGAGTTCCCGTAAGTGGCAGCATTGAGAAGACCATTGCTAATGGATTAATGCTTGTCGGAGATGCAGCCAGGCAGTCTGACCCGATTACCGGCGGCGGCATTGTTAATGCCATGGAAACTGGAAAAATTGCCGGTGAAGTTGCATATAATGCTATTTCCAAAGGCGACTACTCAACAGACGCGCTTAATGAATATGAAGAGAAGTGGCGGGAGACAGTTGGTCGTGAAATTGATAACAGCCTGATCGTTAAGGATACATTTACAAAATTCAGCGACAAGGAACTTAACTCACTGGGGCACTCACTTAAAGGAGTTAATTTCTCAAGTATGAGTCTTCTTGACCTGCTTTATGCACTTTTCAAGGCAAACAAGAAACTGCTCTGGGATTTAAGAGTTCTTTTCAAAACCGTGGTCAAGTACGAACTTGACTTTGACAGAAAATAAAGTGATATTATAATCACTTTATCCCATTTCTTTTTAAAACCTATTTTCACTATCAGTTTACCTTCTCCAGAACTCCGGAGTCAGCATCACTATCACAGTGAAAACCTCAAGTCGTCCAACCCACATATTAATGATCAGCAAAATTTTCCCTACAAAAGGAACAACATCGAAATTAGCCATCGGACCCACCAGGCTGAATCCGGGGCCAATGTTACCCAGTGTTGCAATTGACGCAGTGATTGAACTTATGATATCCATGCCCATGAGAGAGAGAAGACCGGTAGATACTGCAAATATCATAAGATAGATAACTACAAAAGAGACAATTGCATGCATTACATCATCAGGAACTGTTTTGTTGTTGAATTTGATAGGCTGGACTGCCCGGGGATGAATTGACTTAAAGAGAGCACGTCGTGCATATTTGAGAAGAAGAAGGAATCTGACAACTT is a genomic window containing:
- a CDS encoding NAD(P)/FAD-dependent oxidoreductase, producing the protein MKSEYDVVVIGAGPAGSITAKTVAKKGLSVLLIEKRQEIGDPVRCAEGVSKVWLRKHIEPDHRWICADVKGSRIYTPDGTMIEMAEEIAGGEVGYVLERKIFDRALAYEASKAGAEVMVKTRATGLIIENGFVKGVNVSHLGQSYDIKAKIVVGADGVESKVGRWAGIDTAIKPIDIETCAQYLMSGTGIDQDYCYFYLGNEIAPAGYVWIFPKGNGMANVGIGILGNKSGNGKHAIDYLNDFVSKNYPDAKILELDVGGVPVSGSIEKTIANGLMLVGDAARQSDPITGGGIVNAMETGKIAGEVAYNAISKGDYSTDALNEYEEKWRETVGREIDNSLIVKDTFTKFSDKELNSLGHSLKGVNFSSMSLLDLLYALFKANKKLLWDLRVLFKTVVKYELDFDRK
- a CDS encoding 4Fe-4S binding protein; translation: MTINVNKFKCGYCGACVSVCPAGALELVETWIEVNELCTSCGICAKICPVGAIEVKK
- the cofC gene encoding 2-phospho-L-lactate guanylyltransferase, with translation MKALIPYKKKNAKSRLSPALTLEEREEFVELMLREVVSSLKEAGIREIDVLTTPDNGVPGDLNVNVVPSEYDLNEAINAYLEQESRPIFIIMADLPLVRAKHIEDIVSRTEDVVIVPGKGGGTNVICIKDPSNYHVKYYGPSFLNHCNIAKDRNCTVHIYDSFMLSTDIDEPHDLVEIMLHGHGNSQKYVTERFDMKTGKARARINVSGDA